Genomic DNA from Penaeus chinensis breed Huanghai No. 1 chromosome 21, ASM1920278v2, whole genome shotgun sequence:
aaaagcaaaaaaatgcttatgcagaaaaagagatactAACATTGCAAAAATACAAAAAGGTGGCAAGAAGTCTTGACACTGCACACAAGTGTTCGTGTGGGCTGGGTCTACAGGCAGGTATCCAGGAGAGCTGCTTTTCAAGTAAGCTTAATGCCTGGGTTTTGTGCTATGTGTGGGGAGCAACGCACACGAAGCCAAAGGGTTAAAACATCATTACTAACAATCACGAGGAAATGGGAAATTGGGGGAGGCCACATAGGGATACTCATTGGCTCCTTgatggctaagcacttgtggagctatctatgtgcaaataaaattcacaaaagaaaacttGAGTTGAAGGTACATTTACCCAGCATCAGTGgcagcattactactactactactactactactagtaatagtaatagtgatgatgatgataataataacattaacaatactactactactactactacaaattatgataataacagtaacaatagttaaaggtaaataaataaataaaataatagtaatgatgataatgatgatgatggtgacaataacaatactactactgctaccaataataataataacagaaaaaagtaataataacaataataataataataataataataataataatgataataataacaataacaacataaaaataaactaaaaaataaatacataaacaaacaaataaataagtgaacTACATTCCCAACAAACCTTTAAGATGACCAGATCGTCCTCAGTTAAATTCTCTAATGGAGTTTTGATTTCTTGGGGATCATTCGCAGCTTCTCCCCTTCTGTGGTCTTCCATGCGAATTTGATCTCTGATGCCTTCCCAGCCTACAATAGCCTTTGCTTCCTCCACAATTAGCAAATTAACATAGACGAGGATGAATGCATGTCCTGcaggaaataaatatattgtttatgaCTGCTGTGGATGTGAAGATGCATTATGATTGGAAAACTTACTCCAATAAATCATACTAGTATAGAGAATTATTATTCATAAAATTAttcagaatttttatttatttatttttttctctaagcCTTAAGTTTTATGTGACTGGTTTCAAATCTTTTACATGTGATCACCTGCCTACATCCTCTCTAGActgcatgttttgtttttgtttttgtttatagaaaattttaaaataagAGTCTCTTAAAGGATATCCCTGGtctgagaataattataatgaaacttCTATCTTTAAGACtgaaatttgcatatatttgcatgctTTTCATACTATTaattggggtagggggggggggttccactGTATTGTTAATGAACTTGTAAATGTAACATACACAGTCTCTACAAGTATTCAAAagtttttacaataaaataattctGTTTTATATTGCATGGCATGacttcatatatacaaaaaatagcaTAAATTTAGAAATGGAAAAGAGTGACACAAAAAGAATGGCAAGTGATTTTGCTCTTCAAGTACAAGGTATTAATTGTATGTGAAAGTAGACCCTATGGCAAAGGGAAGTTGTAAATTGAGGACACCAAAGGCTAACAAGACAAATTCCGCTGAAAGGTTCCAGatatggtaaaaataaaaaataaaaattcagaaCTAATAAAAGGTCAATCATTACATTATATTGCTGAGCTGagcatgtttttgtatgtattaattttctaGTTATGGAAAATAAAATACCATCTACCATTCCCTCCGCTTACCTGAGATATCAAATGAATGCCAGTGGAATCCTCCGCCATTACACTCGTACTTATCCTTGATAATGGCGCGTCCAAGGCAGGTTCCCGTGCGGCTCTCCACGTATCCGAAGAAGACTTGACTCCAGAAATACCAGAGACACGTGCCAACCAGGAGGCGCGACATGTGCCTCCTAATGACCTCCCTGTGCCCACAGCCTATGGTTGCGCTGGTCAGGAGTACGAATGCGCCCACGACCAGGATCAGCCACACCCACAGGAACTTGACAAAGTACACGTTGAAGACATTGTCCTTCTGGCCCATGTAGATCCTGGGCAAGGGCAGGAAGTCGCAGAGAAGCGAGCccacgaagagggagagggagtagagtgcGATCTTGACCTCCGTCTCGATGAAGAGGACCTTGCGGCACGCTTGCACCACCATGAGGCTCAGGACGTGCTGGACAGACGCCTGCTCGGGCAGGGGCTTGGTGCCCTTGGCTGCCCACCGGCCCTTCTCTATGGGGGCCTTGAACGACCTCTGCGACTGCCCGCTGCGACCCTTCCGGGCGGAGGTCGTTCCCGCAGGCATGGCTGCTGCCTCTCTCCTGctggtcctcctcctcagccGTAAGAACCTCGAGTCGAGGCTCACCTGCTGGCCATTGACAGTGACTCGCCGAAGCCTCGACCTCACCGCTCGGCCAAGTCTATTTCTGGACTCAGGTCGTGGCGGCAGTGGTCGTCcccctctttgctctctccttcccctctctctccttgtcactCCTCGCTCGTGGCATTGAGAGGGGTATCATACCAAGAGCTTCATTTCTAGAATCTGATCCTTTGTCATATTAGCCCAAAAAAATGCCAATACAAGGAAACAGAGTATTGTTCAGGCCGCCCTTCCGACTTTGTTTTTAGTCGAAGCAGACGACGCAATTGCATTTTGTTGACATGGTCATCTAACTTATTACAAGCTATTTTTACAGTTACTGCATATTTTACAATtgtaaataatacaaatacagtATGGTTTGTATTTTTATAGCAAAAAATACGACATTAGACAACAACAATGTATATAACTGACTTGTGTGGCGGGAGTTTTAAAATTCTGCGAACATTTGCCTCTTGATAAGAAAAATCACGACATTCATCATTCATCTATAATGAATTGTTAAGTTAAACGTTATACGAAAAATGTTTCCAttttgaaaacagaaaaaaaaaactgaacaccGACGTGTGTCAAGGTCGGGACATTtatcggggaaaaaaaataacaataacaacaacaggatgataataataacagtaatggtgatgataatgataatgataatattttcattagttataaaaatgataaatacaatggtaacaatagtaataataataatataatataataatgatcctaataatagtagtaacaataataataataatgaaataaaaaataatgataataaaaataaaaacaacaacaataacaataatgatgataatgataataataataatgataataataataataataattttagtcgtaatactactactactactactactactactactactactactactactaataataataataataataataataataataataataataataataataataataataataataataataataataataataatgataataataacaacaacaacaacaacaacaacaacaataataataataatgataataattataataataatagtaatagaaatgatgatgatgataataaaagcaataatgataatgctaatgaaaattatattaatagtaatgataataataataataataataataataataataatgatactactactactactactaataataataataataattattattattattatcattaatattatcattattattattattattattattattattattattactattattattatcatcatctttatgatatTTGTACTAACAAAGATTGTAATAATGGAAACagaatcagcagcagcagcaacaacaacaacagcaataataatgatagtaatgaaataatagtaataataataataataatgataacagcgaaaataataatagtaacaatgatgataattataacaatctttATGATAGAAAACCATACTGGCTGTTGTAAGTAAAATTTGTTATAAACTTTTTCATTGCTCTCCCTAGCTCTCTtccctcttgtttgtttgtttgtctgtttgcttgtttcatgtgactccctctatctctctctccctctctctctttctcactctctctctctctctctctctctctctctctctctctctctctctctctctctctctctctctctctctctctctctctctttctctccctcccccacctctctctctttttctctctctcttgctttctcttcatcccgctctccgtctatctctctctttctctctctccctctatctctctctccctttccctccctccttccctccctccctccccctctctctctctctctctctctctccccctctctctctctctctctctctctctctctctctctcgctttctctctctctctctctctctctctctctctctctctctctctctctctctctctctctctctctccttctctctccttctctctttctctctctctctctctctttctctctctctctctctctctctctctctctctctctctctctctctctctctctctctctctctctctctccctctctctctctctctctctctctctctctctctctctctctctctctctctctctctctctctctctctcactctctctctctctctcattctctctctctctctctctctctctctctctctctctctctctctctctctctctctctctctctctctctctctttccctccccaatctctctctctttttctctctctcttgctttttcttcatcccgctctccctccctctctctctttctcgctctccatctatctttctctctctcttcctctttcgctctgtctttccccctatcgttttctctcccctcatccttcctctctctctctccctctctcgctttaccatctttccaccccttctcactctctcgctttctctccctccctgtctctccctgtctctccctgtctctctctctccgtctctctctctctctctctctctctctctctctctctctctctctctctctctctctctctctctctctctctctctctctctctctctctctctctctctctctctctctctctctgtctctctctctctctctttctctccctccctctctctctcccttcctctctctccctctcccccctcctctctatctctctctctctctctctctctctctctctctctctctctctctctctctctctctctctttctctctctctctctctctctctttccctccccaatctctctctcttattctctctctcttgctttttcttcatcccgctctccctccctctctctctttctcgctctccatctatctttctctctctcttcctctttcgctctttccctccccaatctctctctctttttctctctctcttgctttttcttcatcccgctctccctccctctctctctttctcgctctccatctatctttctctctctctccctctctcgcttttccatctttccaccccttctcactctctctcgctttctctccctccctgtctctccctgtctctccctatccctctctctccgtctctctctctctctctctctctctctctctctctctctctctctctctctctcttttttctctctctctctctctctctctctctctctctccgtctctctctctctctctctctccctctttctctctctctctctctctctctctctctctctctctctctctctctctctctctctctctctctctctctctctctctctctctctctctctctctctctctctctctctctctctctctctctctctctctctctctctttccctttctttctctctctctccttatattcatgtataaacacacacctcCAAGTACAATACAGTACATGGATTTTAAGCCTTTTCAGGGCTTCGCTCTCCCTGAGTACCTCCTAGTTGCttacactcttatcattattatcctcttgcTACCAAAGACCTGTCACTGCGAACACCACCCTTATCCCCTTCACTGTCATTAGCACCCTAAAGCACCCACAGCGCAAAGGGACCACAGCCTCCTGCACGTTCTTTGGGATATAATTAAAATTTAGTGCGTCCTAATTTTTCATGGTTGGAgcaggaggacgggggggggggggggggcagaggagaggtggtgggtcgaagggagggggggcagaggggaggaggagagggagggaaggaagtgggggataaggaagggaaggaggtgggggcaagggagggaaggaggtgggggtaagggatggaaggaggtgggggtaagggatggaaggaggtgggggtaagggagggaaggagatgggaataaGGCAGGGAAGGaattgggggtaagggagggaaggaggtgggggtaagggagggaaggaggtgggggtaagggagggaaggagggggggtaagggatggaaggaggtgggggggtaaaggagggaaggagatgggggtaagggaaggaaggagggggggtaagggagggaaggagagggggaaagggagggaaggagatgggggtaagggagggaaggaggtgggggtaagggagggaaggaggtggggctaagggggggaaggagggggggtaagggagggaaggaggtggggataagggagggaaggaggtgggggtaagggagggaaggaggtgggggtaagggagggaaggaggtggggggtaagggagggaaggaagtgggggtaagggagggaaggaggtgggggtaagggagggaagggggtgggggggtaagggagggaaggaggtgggggtaagggagggaagggggggggtaagggagggaaggaggtggggggtaagggagggaagggggtgggggggtaagggagggaaggaggggtaagggagggaagggggggggtaagggagggaaggaggggtaagggaaggaaggaggggtaagggagggaaggaggggtaagggagggaaggaggggtaagggagggaaggaggggtaagggagggaaggaggtggggctaagggggggaaggaggggggggtaagggagggaaggaggtggggataagggagggaaggtggtgggggtaagggagggaaggagggggggtaagggaggaaggaggtgggggtaagggagggaaggaggtggggcctaaagggggggaaggagggggggtaaggggaaggaggtggggataagggaggaagggaggtgggataagggaggcgaaggaggggggtaagggagggaaggaggtgggggtaagggagggaaggaggtggggggtaagggagggaaggaggtggggggtaagggaagggaaggggtgggggggtaagggaggaaggaggtgggggtaagggagggaagggggggtgtaaggggagggaaggaggtggggggtaagggagggaagggggttgggggggtaagggagggaaggaggtgggggtaagggagggaaggagggggtaagggagggaaggaggtggggggtaagggagggaaggaggtggggggtaagggagggaaggaggggggggaagggagggaaggaggtggggggtagggagggaaggaggtggggggtaagggagggaaggaggtgggggtaagggagggaaggagggggggtaagggagggaaggaggtgggggtaagggagggaaggaggtgaaaggaTAACGGATAAAAGGAGgtgggaataagagaggaaaggaggaggagcttaagggtgggaaggagaggggataagggagggaagatggtgggggggataagggaaaggaagaaaataataggatAAGGTGAGAGTTTAAAAGAGGAAGGTGATGGGTCAAGGGGTGAGGGGTCGGTGGACGAAGGGCAGTGAGGGCGGAGGCGAGTGagggcggccggggggggggggggggtaagggagagcgagagagagggagacggatggtggggggggggggagttagttaGGGAGGGGGATAGTGGGGTAGGGTTCCTGATGAAGGCCGGCCGAGCACATTCTCGTAATTAAATAATGTAATTAATCTTAATTTCTTACTGGTTAGAAAACCTGAGGGGATCTTTACgcgcgtttattttttttttttttattattatttttttaaggggatgtgggggggggtgaggggagggttatATACGAGTTTACTTGTTTTGAATGAACACTTGTTTTTGTTGggtctttgtgtgtttatgctatgtgtaattttatgtgtgtgttgtttttgtttgtttgttttttcaggtTTTATGTGGGTGGCTGTGTATGCGCGTTTtgattgtttgtatttgtgcattcgtgtggttctgtgtgtgcgCGATTCATACTGAaccaaaagcaaataaaacaacaaagagaagagagaaagagattctaaacaaagaaaaacgaacaaaaacacgaatatgccaaaaGGCTGCGAAGAAGCAGTATAGCGAAAAGGCTTTTCGGGCGAGTTGTGTGTTTTCCCGATTTTCTCTGCGATATTTTTACTTActacgtgtgtatgcgtttgtgcgtcttgtgtgtatttgtgtgtgctggcgtagttttgtatttgtttgtgcaacGTCACCGTAACATTATATGTGATTATGTACTGTCTAtctattcttatctatttatctaattatctatctgtctacatgtatgtgtatatatatatgtatatattataatacatatatgtatatatatactatatatattatatatatgcatatatgacctgtacatatatatatatatatatatatatatatatacatatatatatatatatatatatatatatacatatatatacatatatatacatacatatatatatatatatatatatatatatatatatatatacagatatatagatatatacatacatagagagagagagagagagagagagagagagagagagagagagagagagagtgagagagatgtatgtatgtatgcacacacacacacacacacacacacacacacacacacacacacacacacacacacacacacacacacacacacacacacacacacacacacacacacacacacacacacacacacacacacacacacacacacacacacacacacacgcacacacatacacacacacacacacacacacacgcacacacacacacacacacacacacacacacacacacacacacacacacacgcacacacatacacacacacacacacacacacacacacacacacatttatatatatatatatatatatatatatatacacatatatatatatatatatatatatatatatatatatatatatatatatatatatataaacatatgtatatgtatatatatagacatacatatatatacatacatatatatatatatatatatatatatatatatatatatatatatataaacatatgtatatgtatatatatagacatacatatatatacatacatatatatatatatatataaacatatgtatatgtatatatatatagacatacatatatatacatacatatatatatatatatatatatatatatatatatatatatatacacacacacacacacacacacacacacacacacacacacacacacacacatatatatatatatatatatatatatgtgtgtgtgtgtatatatatatacatatacatatatgtgtgtgtgtgtgtgtgtgtatgtgtgtgcgtgctcgcatatatacatatatgcatacacacacacacattcataccttttcatatatgtgtgtgtgtgcgtgtgtgtgtgtgtgtgtgtgtgtgtaaatacatacatatatatatgtatatatatgtatgtatattcatacacatacatatatatatatatatatatatatatatatatatatatatatgtatatatatacatatgtaaatatagataaataaataaataaataaataaataaataaataagtaaataaataaataaataaataatatatatatatatatatacatatatatatatatatatatatatatatatatatatatatatatatatatacatatatataatacaaacacgcGTGCGCATTTACacggataaagagacagaaagcagGAAAGAACAGGCGGGTGAGCGCGAGGGGAATCGCCCCGACAATTGGCCATTGAGGCGACGTCTGTTCCTACAATCGTCCACATTGAATACTTGTTGAAGGTATTTTGCTAATCCTATCTTGACGCAGAACCTGAAAATTGAATACAAAAGTTGATCCAAGAGGCGAGACGACGCTTCAGCCTAGCCAGGGGTTTAGCAaaatcattttgtatttttttccttgattttgcaTGTTATTACgtgttttgttttcatgtttgctATTATTATGGGTGGTAATATTAGTATCTGTGCCGTTATGATTCTCACTATTATCATGGTTTCGATAATACTTGCTTTGCAATATGGActcactgtatatatgcatatatgtatatacatatgtataagtatattcatatacaaatatgtatatatatatatatatatgtgtgtgtgtgtgtgtgtgtgtgtgtgtgtatatacgtaaatatatacatacatatgtatatataaataaattaataaatgtacacacacacacacacacacacacacacacacacacacacacacacacacacacacatatatatatatatatatatatatatatatatatatatatatatataagtgtgtgtgtgtgtgtgtgtgtgtgtgtgtgtgtgtgtgtgtgtgtgtgtgtgcgtgtgtgtgtgtgtatgtgtgtgtgtgtgtgtgtgtgtgtgtgtgtgtgtgtgtgtgtgtgtgtgtgtgtgtgtttgtgtgtatgtgtgttgttcaATGCCAAACATTTATATGAAGGTAGAGGAAACAATCGCCCAGGCGAACAGCAGTTTACTTATATCCGGTACGGAAGAACTAGCTAATGTTCTACATCTATGTTCTACATGCCAATACAGTGCATATGTCGTATTATTACTTATGCCCGCACTCCCACTGATTGCACAAAGACCAGACCACAGTTTTAGATTCAAAGACACCACGATGTTTAACATGACCACAATAGTGGGCTAAGAGCAAAGAGCGTGACTCAGCCTTACTTTAAAATAGGTTGAGTCATCAAACAGAGAACTCAGAAAATCCGAGCTCTTCTCCAAAAACACCGACCTACAGATCCGGGACTGAGAAGACTCAGCGTCTCATGAGTTCGAATATCAATTGGTCTTTAATTCTAAATAATTGTCTATATCCATAAGAGGATTTAAGACTATAGGATACCTTAGAGGAAGGGCATAAAAGTTACCCGATAGTCAAGCCATTTTTGAATAATTATAtccaaaaaataaatcaataggtaaaaaaaaaaaaaaaaagggatttcacCCTAAAAATGGCACACGATATATGGACCCCGACACCCGTAACCCTGTAAAAATACCAAGCAGTGTCCCTAAGCAGACGTCGTGACAACATGGGTGAGTG
This window encodes:
- the LOC125036599 gene encoding acyl-coenzyme A diphosphatase FITM2-like, translating into MPAGTTSARKGRSGQSQRSFKAPIEKGRWAAKGTKPLPEQASVQHVLSLMVVQACRKVLFIETEVKIALYSLSLFVGSLLCDFLPLPRIYMGQKDNVFNVYFVKFLWVWLILVVGAFVLLTSATIGCGHREVIRRHMSRLLVGTCLWYFWSQVFFGYVESRTGTCLGRAIIKDKYECNGGGFHWHSFDISGHAFILVYVNLLIVEEAKAIVGWEGIRDQIRMEDHRRGEAANDPQEIKTPLENLTEDDLVILKLNYEQFTPIIRSIFFIMTMMSILSDVMLACTVMFFHTMPQKVAGGAIAMATWFCTYRLWYKYDASPGLPGSGIFLYQTVKEKPRDSSSRFRRRSSICKEHKDSLPTFMGMPLYGLKKDIDDKKKESEKEEDRSGLEDFGEMPERSSRNGVYGDFGSSRSRTWRR